In the genome of Hydractinia symbiolongicarpus strain clone_291-10 chromosome 5, HSymV2.1, whole genome shotgun sequence, one region contains:
- the LOC130644883 gene encoding uncharacterized protein LOC130644883 isoform X1: MASNKNRKSRWDEPKENDKSHKEKDDGLSCKSGNDSHCGISNKGNQVILGSKRRLEDNPEQQEKQSGSITIKMNKPQTQGEPLVQKKKVSLAAVFNDESDSEEEMPLECRMKMRNIGRDTITSAGPKSYNKGKKGFTHCSFKQFELSMKPRNSMEKQNDIT, from the exons atggcatcaaataaaaatagaaaatcgcGATGGGACGAACCCAAAGAAAACGATAAGAGTCATAAAG AGAAAGATGATGGTTTGTCATGCAAGTCTGGTAACGACAGCCATTGTGGCATTAGCAATAAAGGCAATCAGGTTATATTAGGCAGTAAAAGGAGGCTGGAAGATAATCCAGAACAGCAAGAAAAGCAATCTGGTTCAATTACAATTAAAATGAATAAG CCACAGACGCAAGGTGAACCATTGgttcaaaagaaaaaagtttcgTTGGCTGCAGTTTTCAATGATGAGTCTGAT TCTGAAGAAGAGATGCCACTGGAGTGTAGGATGAAGATGAGAAATATTGGAAG agaTACAATTACATCAGCCGGACCAAAATCATACAATAAAGGGAAAAAAGGATTTACACATTGCAGTTTTAAGCAATTCGAGCTATCTATGAAACCAAGGAATAGCATGGAAAAACAAAATGACATCACGTAA
- the LOC130644883 gene encoding uncharacterized protein LOC130644883 isoform X2 has translation MASNKNRKSRWDEPKENDKSHKEKDDGLSCKSGNDSHCGISNKGNQVILGSKRRLEDNPEQQEKQSGSITIKMNKPQTQGEPLVQKKKVSLAAVFNDESDSEEEMPLECRMKMRNIGRCKIMLFTSLIC, from the exons atggcatcaaataaaaatagaaaatcgcGATGGGACGAACCCAAAGAAAACGATAAGAGTCATAAAG AGAAAGATGATGGTTTGTCATGCAAGTCTGGTAACGACAGCCATTGTGGCATTAGCAATAAAGGCAATCAGGTTATATTAGGCAGTAAAAGGAGGCTGGAAGATAATCCAGAACAGCAAGAAAAGCAATCTGGTTCAATTACAATTAAAATGAATAAG CCACAGACGCAAGGTGAACCATTGgttcaaaagaaaaaagtttcgTTGGCTGCAGTTTTCAATGATGAGTCTGAT TCTGAAGAAGAGATGCCACTGGAGTGTAGGATGAAGATGAGAAATATTGGAAGGTGTAAAATTATGTTATTTACAAGCCTTATATGCTGA